In a genomic window of Halobiforma lacisalsi AJ5:
- a CDS encoding HalOD1 output domain-containing protein, producing MTVEDAQIGGAESTANSRGRRGMWGQREEDTPVYAVVSAVADVTGDDPCDLPPLARVIDPDALNALFSSDSASDDTVVRFQYVGHTVVVTGAGDVEILTEAEKEE from the coding sequence ATGACAGTGGAAGACGCGCAAATAGGGGGAGCAGAATCTACGGCCAATTCGCGGGGACGACGCGGGATGTGGGGACAGCGCGAGGAGGACACGCCGGTGTACGCCGTCGTTTCCGCCGTGGCCGACGTAACTGGGGACGATCCCTGTGATCTTCCGCCGCTTGCACGCGTAATCGATCCGGACGCACTAAACGCCCTTTTTTCGTCGGACTCCGCTTCGGACGATACCGTCGTTCGGTTCCAGTACGTCGGGCATACGGTCGTCGTAACGGGGGCGGGTGACGTCGAAATCCTGACGGAAGCCGAGAAAGAGGAGTAA
- a CDS encoding MaoC family dehydratase encodes MSGLYYEEFEVGETIEHERTRTISESDNQRFCDMTMNQQPLHLDAEFAEDTQFGERLVNGLYTMSLAVGISIPETTDGTIVANLSYDNVEHPHPVFHGDTIRVQSTVTDKRETSDGERGVVTMHVEAFNQNDELVCEFDRTVLSLKRSHAES; translated from the coding sequence ATGTCCGGACTCTACTACGAGGAGTTCGAAGTCGGCGAGACGATCGAACACGAGCGGACGCGGACGATCAGCGAGAGCGACAACCAGCGGTTCTGTGATATGACGATGAACCAGCAGCCGCTACATCTGGATGCCGAGTTCGCCGAGGACACCCAGTTCGGCGAGCGACTGGTCAACGGACTCTATACGATGTCGCTGGCGGTCGGCATCTCGATTCCGGAGACGACCGACGGAACGATCGTTGCGAACCTCTCGTACGACAACGTTGAACATCCACACCCCGTTTTCCACGGGGATACGATCCGGGTCCAGTCTACGGTCACGGACAAACGGGAGACCAGCGACGGCGAGCGGGGCGTCGTCACCATGCACGTCGAAGCGTTCAACCAGAACGACGAACTCGTCTGTGAGTTCGACCGGACGGTGTTGTCGCTCAAGCGCTCGCACGCGGAGTCATAG
- the gdhB gene encoding glutamate dehydrogenase GdhB yields the protein MTGSDEPTKANAEESAVETARRQLERAAAHLDVDEGTVERLRYPKDVYRVTIPVERDDGTTEMFTGYRAHHDSVRGPFKGGLRYHPDVTEDECVGLSMWMTWKCAVMDLPFGGAKGGVVVNPKELSAEEKERLTRRFAEELRPVIGPMKDIPAPDMGTDPQTMAWFMDAYSMQEGQTEPGVVTGKPPVVGGSYGREEAPGRSVGIITREAMKFYGWDPEETTVAVQGFGSVGANAARYLDDLGASIVAVSDVDGAIYDPDGLDTNDVEDHDETPGMVSGYDAPQSLSNEELLTLDVDILIPAAIGNVLTGENARDVNADMIVEGANGPTTSTADQIFEEREIPVIPDILANAGGVTVSYFEWLQDINRRSWRLERVNEELETEMLRAWNAVCEEFENRDVTWRDATYIVALSRIAEAHESRGLWP from the coding sequence ATGACAGGATCTGACGAACCAACGAAGGCGAACGCGGAGGAAAGCGCCGTCGAGACAGCCCGTCGTCAACTCGAACGGGCCGCCGCCCACCTCGACGTCGACGAAGGGACCGTCGAGCGACTGCGGTACCCGAAGGACGTCTATCGGGTGACGATCCCGGTCGAGCGCGACGACGGGACTACGGAGATGTTCACCGGGTATCGAGCCCACCACGACAGCGTCCGCGGTCCGTTCAAGGGCGGCCTCCGCTATCACCCCGACGTCACCGAGGACGAGTGCGTCGGCCTCTCGATGTGGATGACCTGGAAGTGTGCCGTCATGGACCTCCCCTTTGGCGGGGCGAAAGGCGGGGTCGTCGTCAACCCGAAGGAGTTGAGCGCCGAGGAGAAAGAACGGCTCACCCGCCGGTTCGCCGAGGAGTTGCGTCCGGTCATTGGACCGATGAAGGACATTCCTGCGCCCGACATGGGTACCGACCCCCAGACGATGGCGTGGTTCATGGACGCCTACTCGATGCAGGAGGGTCAAACCGAGCCCGGCGTCGTCACGGGGAAGCCGCCAGTCGTCGGCGGTTCCTACGGCCGCGAAGAGGCCCCGGGCCGAAGCGTCGGCATCATCACCCGCGAGGCGATGAAGTTCTACGGCTGGGATCCCGAGGAGACCACCGTCGCCGTCCAAGGGTTCGGTAGCGTCGGCGCGAACGCCGCCCGCTATCTCGACGACCTCGGCGCGTCGATCGTCGCCGTTTCCGACGTCGACGGCGCGATCTACGATCCCGACGGTCTCGACACCAACGACGTCGAGGACCACGACGAGACCCCCGGAATGGTCTCGGGTTACGACGCCCCACAGAGCCTGTCGAACGAGGAACTGCTCACGCTTGACGTCGACATCCTGATCCCCGCCGCGATCGGGAACGTCCTCACCGGCGAGAACGCCCGCGACGTCAACGCCGACATGATCGTCGAGGGCGCGAACGGGCCGACCACCTCGACGGCCGATCAGATCTTCGAGGAGCGGGAGATTCCGGTCATTCCCGATATCCTCGCGAACGCGGGCGGGGTCACCGTCTCCTACTTCGAGTGGCTCCAGGACATCAACCGCCGCTCCTGGCGACTCGAGCGGGTCAACGAGGAACTCGAGACGGAGATGCTCCGAGCCTGGAACGCGGTCTGCGAGGAGTTCGAGAACCGCGACGTCACCTGGCGGGACGCGACGTACATCGTCGCCCTGTCGCGGATCGCAGAGGCCCACGAGTCACGCGGTCTCTGGCCGTAA
- a CDS encoding Cdc6/Cdc18 family protein, translated as MADQAGDPLFQSHDPIFNRKELLHVGHVPDEDRIVGRDDEIQSVAAEVGAITRGDPPNNVMIYGKTGTGKSLISRHVATRAQDAARSNDIDCGVLYVDCSEANTETRATRQMALSLKDQTGYDDNIPVRGVGTMEYYQHIWDILEGFFDATIVILDEIDKLDNSNILMQLSRAREARKTDAYIGVIGISNKVKYRETLDERIDSSFGHRELFFHPYDASQLREIMRNREDAFQPGVLEDGTIELCAALAAKKHGDARKAIEILKEAGELARRTGSENVSESHIQQAQEVAEINRIEELTSGATVHAKLALYALASRIITGDRETYKTREIYERYVSICELVATDPITENGLYRQLKEQAFLGVIESEKTGGGRSQGSYLLHRLVTDPKHIVKAVRRDASLEELPTYDQLADSATGARDRDVDLSTFS; from the coding sequence ATGGCTGACCAGGCAGGGGACCCGTTGTTCCAATCACACGATCCGATCTTCAATCGGAAGGAACTCCTCCACGTCGGTCACGTCCCCGATGAGGATCGGATCGTCGGTCGGGACGACGAGATCCAGTCCGTCGCCGCGGAGGTCGGGGCCATCACTCGGGGGGATCCGCCGAACAACGTGATGATCTACGGCAAAACGGGAACCGGAAAGAGTCTTATCTCCCGTCACGTCGCGACACGGGCACAGGACGCCGCCCGCAGCAACGACATCGACTGCGGCGTGCTCTACGTCGACTGCTCCGAGGCGAACACGGAAACCCGCGCGACACGGCAGATGGCGCTCAGTCTGAAAGACCAGACCGGCTACGACGACAACATCCCGGTTCGGGGCGTGGGAACGATGGAGTACTACCAGCACATCTGGGACATCCTCGAGGGTTTTTTCGATGCCACCATCGTCATCCTCGACGAGATCGACAAACTCGACAATAGTAACATTCTGATGCAACTCTCCCGGGCCCGCGAGGCACGGAAGACCGACGCCTACATCGGTGTCATCGGCATCAGTAACAAGGTCAAGTACCGGGAGACGCTGGACGAACGCATCGACAGCAGCTTCGGCCATCGCGAACTCTTCTTTCACCCCTACGACGCCTCCCAGCTCCGGGAGATCATGCGAAACCGCGAGGACGCGTTCCAGCCCGGCGTACTGGAAGACGGCACGATCGAACTCTGTGCCGCGCTGGCCGCGAAGAAACACGGCGACGCTCGCAAGGCGATCGAGATCCTGAAGGAGGCCGGCGAACTCGCCCGTCGGACCGGCTCCGAGAACGTCTCGGAGAGCCACATCCAGCAGGCCCAGGAGGTCGCCGAGATCAACCGGATCGAGGAACTCACGAGCGGCGCGACCGTCCACGCGAAACTCGCCCTGTACGCGCTGGCGAGCCGGATCATCACCGGGGATCGGGAGACGTACAAGACTCGCGAGATCTACGAGCGCTACGTCAGCATCTGCGAACTCGTTGCGACGGATCCGATCACCGAGAACGGGCTCTACCGCCAACTCAAGGAACAGGCCTTCCTCGGCGTCATCGAATCCGAAAAGACCGGCGGCGGCCGCTCACAGGGAAGTTACCTCCTCCACAGGCTCGTCACGGATCCCAAACACATCGTGAAAGCCGTTCGACGGGACGCCTCGCTCGAGGAACTTCCGACCTACGATCAACTGGCCGACAGCGCCACCGGTGCGCGCGACCGGGACGTCGACCTCTCCACGTTTTCGTGA
- a CDS encoding HpcH/HpaI aldolase/citrate lyase family protein, which produces MVRRSVLFTPGDRPEMLRKAPRAGADVIVFDLEDAVAPARKDEAREAVRDVLADPEFDPDCEVCVRVNATLDVIEDDLEALFADGTELTIDSVMLPKANSAEDVDRLESVLEGHGVSLPVLALIESAAGVLTASEIAAHPATDAVAFGAEDLSADVGATVSDDRSELSYARQRVVLAAAAHDCTAIDTLVTDFQDEERLREDARRSVRLGYDGKLAIHPAQVDPINEAFTPDESDLEWAERVLEAKREADAEGRGVFEVDGEMIDAPLIAQAERIVARAEAADRR; this is translated from the coding sequence ATGGTCCGCAGAAGCGTACTGTTCACGCCCGGTGATCGTCCAGAAATGCTCCGGAAGGCTCCCCGCGCGGGAGCCGACGTGATCGTCTTCGACCTCGAGGACGCCGTCGCCCCCGCCCGGAAGGACGAGGCCCGTGAGGCCGTCCGCGACGTCCTCGCCGATCCCGAGTTCGACCCCGACTGCGAGGTCTGTGTCCGGGTCAACGCAACACTCGACGTGATCGAGGACGACCTCGAGGCTCTGTTCGCGGACGGCACGGAGCTCACGATAGACAGTGTGATGCTCCCGAAGGCCAACTCGGCCGAGGACGTCGATCGACTCGAGTCGGTCCTCGAGGGCCACGGTGTCTCGCTGCCCGTTCTCGCGCTGATCGAGAGCGCGGCCGGCGTCCTTACGGCGTCGGAAATCGCGGCTCACCCTGCCACCGACGCGGTGGCGTTCGGCGCGGAGGACCTCTCGGCGGACGTCGGGGCGACGGTCTCGGACGATCGCTCGGAACTGAGTTACGCGCGCCAGCGGGTCGTCCTCGCAGCCGCTGCCCACGACTGTACGGCGATCGACACGCTGGTCACCGACTTTCAGGACGAAGAACGACTCCGGGAGGACGCTCGTCGGTCTGTTCGGCTCGGTTACGACGGCAAACTCGCGATCCACCCGGCACAGGTCGACCCGATCAACGAGGCGTTCACGCCCGACGAATCCGACCTCGAGTGGGCCGAACGCGTCCTCGAGGCCAAACGCGAGGCCGATGCGGAGGGTCGAGGCGTCTTCGAAGTCGATGGGGAGATGATCGACGCGCCGTTGATCGCCCAGGCGGAACGGATCGTCGCCCGAGCCGAGGCAGCGGATCGGCGGTAG
- a CDS encoding Glu/Leu/Phe/Val family dehydrogenase — MSEQANPFETLQSQIDEAANHLEIGDDVIERLKHPERVLETNLTIERDDGDLERFKAFRSQFNGDRGPYKGGIRYHPAVSRDEVKALSGWMVYKCAVVDIPYGGGKGGIVVDPSEYSESELERLTRAFATELRPLIGEDRDIPAPDVNTGQREMNWIKDTYETLENTTEPGVITGKNIASGGSEGRVEATGRSTVIAAREAFDYLDKDLEGATVAVQGYGNAGWIAAKLIDEMGATVVAVSDSSGGIYDPDGFDPAAAKQHKNETGSVVGFPGSDEEITNEDLLTLDVDLLIPAALENAIDGDLAREVEADVISEAANGPLTPEADQVLEDEDVFVVPDILANAGGVTVSYFEWVQNRQRFYWSEEKVNTELEEHIVEAFDSLVETIEAHDLDNPRTAAYVVAIQRVADAFEEAGSFP; from the coding sequence ATGAGCGAACAAGCAAATCCGTTCGAGACGTTACAGTCCCAGATCGACGAGGCTGCGAACCACCTCGAGATCGGCGACGACGTGATCGAACGGCTCAAACATCCGGAACGGGTCCTCGAAACGAACCTGACGATCGAGCGCGACGACGGAGACCTCGAGCGGTTCAAGGCCTTCCGCTCGCAGTTCAACGGCGACCGCGGCCCCTACAAGGGCGGTATCCGGTACCACCCGGCAGTCAGCCGCGACGAAGTGAAGGCACTGTCCGGCTGGATGGTATACAAGTGTGCGGTGGTCGATATCCCCTACGGCGGCGGGAAAGGCGGTATCGTCGTCGACCCGAGCGAGTACTCCGAGAGCGAACTCGAGCGGCTCACCCGCGCGTTCGCGACGGAACTGCGACCGCTGATCGGTGAGGATCGAGACATCCCCGCGCCCGACGTGAACACGGGCCAGCGGGAGATGAACTGGATCAAGGATACCTACGAGACGCTGGAAAACACCACCGAGCCTGGCGTCATCACGGGCAAGAACATCGCCAGCGGCGGCAGCGAGGGCCGGGTCGAAGCGACCGGGCGCTCGACCGTGATCGCGGCCCGCGAGGCCTTCGACTACCTCGACAAGGACCTCGAGGGCGCGACCGTCGCCGTCCAGGGGTACGGGAACGCCGGCTGGATTGCGGCGAAACTGATCGACGAGATGGGGGCAACCGTCGTCGCCGTCAGCGACTCCAGCGGTGGGATCTACGACCCTGACGGCTTCGACCCGGCCGCGGCGAAACAGCACAAAAACGAGACCGGCAGCGTCGTCGGCTTCCCGGGGAGCGACGAGGAGATCACCAACGAGGACCTGCTTACGCTAGACGTCGACCTTCTGATCCCCGCCGCGCTCGAGAACGCGATCGACGGCGACCTCGCCCGCGAGGTCGAGGCGGACGTCATCTCCGAGGCCGCGAACGGTCCGCTGACGCCCGAGGCCGACCAGGTACTCGAGGACGAGGACGTCTTCGTCGTCCCGGACATCCTGGCGAACGCGGGCGGCGTCACGGTCTCGTACTTCGAGTGGGTCCAGAACCGCCAGCGGTTCTACTGGTCCGAAGAGAAGGTCAACACGGAACTCGAGGAACACATCGTCGAGGCCTTCGACTCGCTCGTCGAGACGATCGAGGCCCACGACCTCGATAACCCCCGGACTGCGGCGTACGTGGTGGCGATCCAGCGGGTTGCGGACGCGTTCGAAGAAGCGGGCTCGTTCCCCTGA
- a CDS encoding DUF2062 domain-containing protein yields the protein MLRDRLGTYRDRARRMLTQAFRTDHTPRQVAASFSIGVFVTTLPTGGIGVGLFFVFVSLWPWISKPAIFASVAVLNPFVKPVVYVASYQVGGTVLGTVPLLSSDISSETARTAVRQLIVGNLLVAVALAGIGYLLLLRLTLAHRRRRGARSDPSDSSA from the coding sequence ATGCTACGGGATCGGCTCGGGACCTACCGTGATCGGGCACGCAGGATGCTGACGCAGGCGTTCCGGACCGACCACACGCCGCGTCAGGTCGCGGCCAGTTTCTCTATCGGCGTTTTCGTTACGACGTTGCCGACCGGCGGGATCGGCGTCGGGCTGTTCTTCGTGTTCGTCTCCCTCTGGCCGTGGATCAGCAAGCCCGCCATCTTCGCGTCAGTCGCCGTCCTCAACCCGTTCGTCAAACCAGTCGTCTACGTCGCGAGCTACCAGGTCGGGGGGACCGTGCTCGGGACGGTACCGCTCCTCTCGAGTGATATCTCGTCCGAGACAGCCCGCACGGCCGTCCGGCAACTGATCGTCGGCAACCTGCTCGTCGCTGTCGCGCTCGCGGGGATCGGGTACCTTCTCCTCCTTCGGCTCACGCTCGCCCACCGGCGACGCAGGGGCGCTCGTTCCGACCCGTCGGACTCGAGCGCCTGA
- a CDS encoding DUF6517 family protein, with protein sequence MQRRTLITGAGIGCLAALSGCLGAIGMDEHASSPAGVAADTRAETGYDRTGVEPLVVEEEVGPDAVSETVTVRNYLTELEKAVEVGPLVDQRAAVFTVLSTPQIGLAGRQFNPVEEMSAAELVELLESNYDDISDITFESEESVSVLGQSTTVSRFTADAEFEGTDLEVDLHITEAVRTDDDLIVTIGVYPRELRSREEAHVRMLAENVVEEIDPDDETDDGTEVEREETSDGDEEDGTEDTDGSEDDGSDAEDGDGDGDGSEDEDEDEDDGIGLTLPRP encoded by the coding sequence ATGCAACGACGAACCCTCATCACAGGCGCTGGAATCGGCTGTCTCGCGGCGCTCTCCGGTTGTCTCGGGGCGATCGGAATGGACGAGCACGCGTCGTCGCCCGCTGGTGTCGCGGCCGACACCCGCGCGGAGACTGGATACGACCGGACGGGCGTCGAACCGCTCGTCGTCGAGGAAGAAGTCGGGCCCGACGCCGTCTCGGAGACGGTGACGGTTCGCAACTACCTGACTGAACTCGAGAAAGCGGTCGAAGTCGGCCCGCTGGTCGACCAGCGGGCCGCCGTCTTCACCGTGCTGTCGACGCCACAGATCGGCCTGGCGGGTCGGCAGTTCAACCCTGTCGAGGAGATGTCCGCGGCCGAACTCGTCGAGCTGCTCGAGAGCAACTACGACGACATCAGTGACATCACGTTCGAGAGCGAGGAATCGGTGTCCGTCCTGGGACAGTCGACGACTGTCTCTCGATTCACCGCGGACGCCGAGTTCGAGGGCACCGACCTCGAGGTCGACCTCCACATCACCGAGGCCGTCCGGACCGACGACGATCTGATCGTAACGATCGGGGTCTATCCCCGGGAACTCCGCTCTCGAGAGGAAGCGCACGTCCGCATGCTCGCGGAGAACGTCGTCGAGGAGATCGACCCCGATGACGAAACCGACGACGGGACCGAGGTGGAGCGAGAGGAGACTAGCGACGGCGACGAGGAAGACGGAACGGAAGACACTGATGGCTCGGAAGACGACGGAAGCGACGCCGAGGACGGTGACGGAGACGGTGACGGAAGCGAAGACGAAGACGAGGACGAGGACGACGGCATCGGCCTCACCCTCCCCCGTCCGTAG
- a CDS encoding acyl-CoA dehydrogenase family protein — MDFELSDEHRMIQETVRDFCETEIEPIAQEIEEEHRFPEEIFDQLADLDMMGVPISEEYGGLGGDTLMYSLVAEEIGRVSGSVGLSYVAHISLASKPIELFGTEEQKERWLRPLAEGEHMGGWALTEPGSGSDASDMDTTAEKREASDSEPERGSVAAEKDGDEWVLNGTKQFITNASEAGSVLVKAVTDPDAGYGGISTFIVDPREDDGFEVTTVWDKMGLNASPTCEIQLENVRLPEDRLLGEEGDGWEQTKKTLDGGRISIAALSTGLAQGAYDHAKEYSQEREQFGQPISEFDAIRDKLVDMHRKIERARLLTHQAATTYDQGEPVTRESALAKLDASEAAREVAEDAVQVLGGYGYTTDFAPQRFYRDAKLMEIGEGTSEIQHLVIGRELGL, encoded by the coding sequence ATGGACTTCGAGCTGTCCGACGAGCATCGGATGATCCAGGAGACGGTCCGAGACTTCTGTGAAACCGAAATCGAGCCGATCGCCCAGGAGATCGAGGAAGAACACCGGTTCCCGGAGGAAATCTTCGATCAACTCGCCGACCTGGACATGATGGGCGTCCCCATCTCCGAGGAGTACGGCGGCCTCGGCGGCGACACCCTCATGTACTCGCTGGTCGCCGAGGAGATCGGGCGCGTTTCGGGTTCGGTCGGGCTCTCCTACGTCGCACACATCTCGCTTGCCTCGAAGCCGATCGAACTCTTCGGCACCGAAGAGCAAAAGGAGCGATGGCTCCGGCCGCTGGCCGAGGGCGAACATATGGGCGGCTGGGCGCTGACGGAACCGGGCAGTGGCTCCGACGCCTCCGACATGGATACCACCGCGGAGAAACGGGAGGCAAGCGACTCGGAACCGGAACGGGGCAGCGTAGCCGCGGAGAAAGACGGAGACGAGTGGGTCCTCAACGGCACCAAGCAGTTCATCACGAACGCCAGCGAGGCCGGCTCGGTGCTCGTCAAGGCCGTCACCGACCCCGACGCCGGCTACGGCGGCATCTCGACGTTCATCGTCGACCCACGCGAGGACGACGGCTTCGAGGTGACGACGGTCTGGGACAAGATGGGGCTGAACGCCTCCCCCACCTGTGAAATCCAGCTCGAGAACGTCCGCTTGCCCGAAGACCGCCTCCTGGGGGAGGAAGGCGACGGCTGGGAGCAAACGAAGAAGACACTCGACGGCGGCCGGATCTCGATCGCCGCCCTCTCGACCGGGCTCGCACAGGGCGCGTACGACCACGCGAAGGAGTACAGCCAGGAGCGCGAGCAGTTCGGCCAGCCGATCTCGGAGTTCGACGCCATTCGGGACAAGCTCGTCGACATGCACCGCAAGATCGAGCGTGCCAGACTGCTGACCCACCAGGCAGCCACGACGTACGACCAGGGCGAACCCGTCACGCGGGAGTCGGCGCTGGCGAAACTCGACGCCAGCGAGGCTGCCCGCGAGGTCGCGGAGGACGCGGTCCAGGTACTCGGCGGCTACGGCTACACGACGGACTTCGCGCCCCAGCGGTTCTACCGTGACGCCAAACTCATGGAAATCGGCGAAGGGACGAGCGAGATCCAGCACCTCGTGATCGGGCGGGAACTGGGGCTGTAA
- a CDS encoding DUF7544 domain-containing protein has translation MDAIDDLGDAIDVTRDLLLPVRVGLWLKLAVVAFFVGGNTGLGGGSGAPTGDFEPTVQEPGVDAPVGELPDDVLAIAAILVVAAIVLWLVFSLISAIMEFVFLESLRSGEVRIRRFAGANLGRGLRLFGFRLVAGLVLLVVIGVPLAYVLLGAPSPEAVIGELLGIVLLGIVLGLVYTIVMRFTSEFVAPVMLLEERGVLSAWSRFWGALTSNLGEYAVYLVLVWILGIVVNIAAGFLILFAAIVVLIPFGIVGFLLVSLGDVGVWLAAPVVVLAVLAVLLVVAIVQMPVRTYFQYYALLLLGDTDADLDLIPERRAAAREGERGGTGGAGAVSSSDSGPDDGSDPGTPDGRWGRDSRDEGSVEETPLWDREDGDGDESDRDNDDRGW, from the coding sequence ATGGATGCTATCGACGATCTCGGAGACGCGATCGACGTTACGCGGGACCTCCTGTTGCCCGTCCGCGTCGGACTGTGGCTCAAACTCGCGGTCGTCGCGTTCTTCGTCGGCGGAAACACGGGACTCGGTGGCGGTAGCGGCGCGCCGACCGGTGACTTCGAACCGACTGTTCAGGAACCCGGCGTCGACGCTCCCGTCGGAGAACTGCCCGACGACGTGCTTGCGATCGCCGCGATTCTGGTCGTCGCAGCGATCGTCCTGTGGCTGGTGTTTTCCCTGATCAGCGCGATCATGGAGTTCGTCTTCCTCGAGTCGCTGCGCTCCGGAGAGGTCCGGATCCGGCGGTTCGCCGGGGCGAACCTCGGCCGCGGCCTGCGGCTGTTCGGCTTCCGCCTCGTCGCCGGCCTCGTCCTGCTGGTGGTGATCGGCGTGCCGCTGGCATACGTCTTGCTCGGCGCTCCATCCCCCGAGGCGGTGATCGGCGAACTCCTCGGAATCGTCCTCCTCGGGATCGTCCTGGGGCTCGTCTACACCATCGTGATGCGCTTTACCTCCGAGTTCGTCGCGCCGGTGATGTTGCTCGAGGAGCGGGGCGTCCTCTCGGCGTGGAGCCGGTTCTGGGGTGCCCTGACGTCGAACCTCGGCGAGTACGCGGTCTACCTGGTGCTCGTCTGGATTCTCGGGATCGTCGTCAACATCGCCGCGGGCTTTCTGATCCTGTTTGCGGCGATCGTCGTCCTCATCCCGTTCGGGATCGTGGGATTCCTGTTGGTCTCGCTTGGCGACGTCGGCGTGTGGCTCGCGGCACCGGTCGTGGTACTCGCGGTGCTCGCCGTACTGCTGGTCGTCGCGATCGTCCAGATGCCGGTCCGGACGTATTTCCAGTACTATGCGCTGTTGCTGCTCGGCGACACCGATGCGGATCTCGACCTGATCCCGGAACGACGTGCCGCGGCCCGCGAGGGCGAGCGCGGGGGAACCGGCGGGGCCGGAGCCGTCAGTTCCTCGGACTCCGGTCCCGACGATGGCTCGGATCCGGGCACGCCGGACGGTCGCTGGGGTCGCGATTCCCGGGACGAGGGTTCGGTCGAGGAGACGCCGCTCTGGGATCGGGAAGACGGAGACGGTGACGAAAGCGACCGCGATAACGACGATCGCGGCTGGTAG
- a CDS encoding RIO1 family regulatory kinase/ATPase domain-containing protein — protein MDLRQLVRGTVEWDRIERVIHTLADRHGRETVRVEFLEADNWLSTPCVIDDEWFVKIVSRQNALVHALLTTGRNFGAVSAGTGGFFDRFDTPREMVEHEYEATQRMREIGINAPQPIEAFEINGLGVLVLEYLPEFESFGTVSDDVVAERAGELFDMLATLHDHGLAHGDLRAENILISDGELYFIDATSVHADRVPETTAYDLACALAVLEPRIGARRAVEAAAGVYGPSELLAARRFLDFVRLRPDHEFDSTQLRSELEKAAELGGY, from the coding sequence ATGGATCTCCGCCAGCTCGTCCGCGGCACTGTCGAGTGGGACCGCATCGAGCGGGTCATCCACACGCTGGCGGACCGACACGGCCGCGAGACAGTTCGCGTCGAGTTCCTCGAGGCCGACAACTGGCTGTCGACACCCTGTGTTATCGACGACGAGTGGTTCGTCAAGATCGTCTCCCGGCAGAACGCGCTCGTCCACGCCCTCCTCACCACCGGCCGGAACTTCGGAGCCGTCTCTGCCGGAACCGGCGGCTTCTTCGATCGGTTCGATACACCGCGGGAAATGGTCGAACACGAGTACGAGGCCACCCAGCGGATGCGCGAGATCGGCATCAACGCCCCGCAACCGATCGAGGCCTTCGAGATCAACGGGCTGGGCGTGCTCGTTCTGGAGTACTTGCCGGAGTTCGAGTCGTTCGGGACGGTTTCCGACGACGTCGTCGCCGAGCGGGCGGGGGAACTGTTCGACATGCTCGCGACGCTACACGACCACGGCCTCGCCCACGGCGACTTGCGCGCGGAGAACATCCTCATTTCCGACGGCGAACTCTACTTCATCGACGCCACGAGCGTCCACGCGGATCGCGTTCCGGAGACAACGGCCTACGACCTCGCCTGTGCGCTCGCCGTTCTGGAGCCCCGCATCGGTGCACGACGGGCGGTCGAGGCGGCGGCCGGCGTCTACGGGCCGTCGGAACTGCTCGCGGCCCGGCGGTTCCTGGATTTCGTCCGACTGCGGCCGGATCACGAGTTCGATTCGACGCAACTGCGCAGCGAACTGGAGAAAGCTGCCGAACTGGGGGGCTACTGA